The window gaaagactGGGTTGTGGACATTATTCACTACTAAGAAGCATCAAATCTAGAGTTGAACATGTTAATCGAGATAATACAACACATAGACTTCGTCAAACAAAGAGAACCAGGAATGAGGAAGACTGCAGTTCCAACAGTAATGCAACCTCACATAAAAAAGTTAGATGCCTTGTGGATAGCTATGGCTGTATAAATTGGCAGCCAGTTGAACTTCCTGAGGGGGAAACGCCAGCTTCTTTAGAGGAAAAGAAACGCATCTTGTTAACAATTTTTAATTcagaaggacctggagctgtgGAGAGACCTGATGTGGATGACTTCATGTGCCTCACATATATTTCTCAGCAGCAGCTTATCAACAGTTGTCCCTCACTTTCAGTAGCTGAAATTCAGGAGCAGTGGTCATTCTTGTTTACTCGGAAAGGTTTTTCGAACCACTTTTACAAACTCACAGGCATCGATATCTGTGAGCGCTTAGGTCAGGCCCTCATAACCAAAGGCAGAAGGATTGTTAACTATTTCTCCACCCAGAAGCTCAAATGGAACCTTGGTATAAGGACACTCATCCAGCAGATAGAAAGTGAGGGAGTTTTGGCCAACAACAAGGTTGGCACAGCAGCCATACTTCTCATGATGAAGTATTACAAGGAAGATGAAGACTCCCTCTTTGTCTTAGCAGATGTAAGCTTTTTTCATACAGCTCTATGTTTAATGCTGTTGCTTgctgtcctgttatatttttttatttgttacatAAAATATCTTGGTCCTTTTTCTGGCAGGAAACATCTACCAGGATGTCCCTTGAAGCAGAGAGCAACCTGCCCATCACCCCAAGGCTGATTATGCTTGGTAAGAAGTCATTTATGAAATAGAGCTGATTAGACCATATTAGAATTTCTGTTTGGCACAGGAGCTTTTCGTGGACACAGGTATCCAGTCTCTGTTTTGTTAGCTCAAATTTCTGTAATTTCCTCTATAAACCAAGGTTGTTGGACAAGTGTCTCAGTGAATCCAGCCAAGTAACAATTTCAAATTTCACATTACATATTACTGATCAACGTAGTAGTCTAGCTACACCAACAGCAGAAATACTGAAGTCAATACTGTAAAGtttaacagcagcacaaactatGAACTCCAAAATAACCATACAGTTGATTCATCTCTGGTAATTTAACTGGGCTGACTGTTTGTTAGGTGTGTTTAATGTGCAGAATAATTCCCAATTATGTACAATTATAATATGTTAAAACGGACTTATGTACATAAGGCCATTAATAATTAACAGTACGTAGCTATTTGCTTTATGActattgtgatattattctgttatcatatgttaccttatatatgtaatcaaagtagttgaattatgaTAACAGCTGTAGGACATATATTATCCTTTAGTTTAGATGGTGTGCTGTGTATGTAGTTTAGCCCTCATTATACTTTTCGGTTAAAAGAACATAATCATTTttgtagttcattagataagtgtgcatcactctgtatccttgatctgctgtgaatgtgttacactgttttcttgacatgctttacTGTTGAATCATAAAAAGAAAGATTGttcaggagactctgtgtctaagacaggggagatagaccacattccatacccccaccttacagagagcagagaaacaaggagccgaggtcataacttaggcgccgtaagagagaaagaatgtgaatgtttaggcttttacgactaggtggGGGCCGCTAGGAGCTATAAGAGGCTGtgtaacccgtcaccattttgagactcGCTGTGACCCTCTGCAGGCAGGTCTCCCCATCATGATGGTTCTAATGCTCataagtgttgaattgtatggaaataaatgattgctGATTGAGCacttatacaccgagtattgtccttccttcagcccaaagattaaaagaattgggagatttcaacactatCTAGACAGTGTGAAGAAGTGAAGTattgaaattattttatgttgCATAATGACAACATGTTGCCCCTATACATTTAAGGACAAAGTTCAATGACCGCCACCTGCTAGATGGTGAGTGCAGAGGGGCGTGTAATTGTTGAGCTGGACAAAGAGAACATCTTTGCTGATGCAATATCAGTCTTGTTTGGTTCATTCTATGTATTGAACCTGGAATACCAGGAGTCGGCGTGTGCAAGGTTTTTTGTAAGGATAAACCCTGAAGAGGGAACAAAATGTACCTCCAAGTTTGGGACAAGCAGAAAGACTGGGACCACTGTGAAGCGAAAGGTTGTTCACATTAACCCTCATGCCACAACTTTCCTCCAGCAGCTTACTGAATTTGAGTGGAGAACTTCAAATTAGGTAactgtttttgccatttttagtGAATTTCTTGTATAATTTAGGTGACCAATGTGTTGTTACCCATGTCTCCACAGATGATCCATGGCCCATGTGTTCTGGACATTTACACAAGACGAGCAACAATGAAGACAAGCTCTCTTGCCATCTTGCAAGACGCTGTCTCTGTCCAATAGGTTTTTTGAGTGCaacagttttgattttttttccttcttttaccCGTTTGTTAAAAATTACTTCAGCTACTTACACTCTAATTGTCACATGTATTGGCTCACCCTACAAATCAATGAACTCAGTCCACAAAGCAAGATCAGGGTTCAGTGCAGGTCAGTCAAGTTCCTTCACACCACACACGCTCATCCATGTCCTTGTGGACCTGGCTTTGTGCATTGATTTGGTGGTGTGAGCCAGTATTTTGGACAAAGTGTATATAAAGGCAGAAGTGTGGGGCTTGATATTATATTCATTacaattcagtttatttgtatGGTGCCAACAAAATGAATGCCAAGGCACTTCACACTGTAGGTTTAAGACCCTACAAAATATAACTAAGAAAACCCAACACTTGAGCATATGTTGTCTGCCATGATATGGATATGACATAATATCGTTATTGTTTGTACAACCATCTGAGAAAATAATGGATGGTTTAGTAAAAACAAGTGCTTCctcaatgaaaatgttttcagttcttttcagtttttgattTTGGAAATGTGTATTTCAGCAGGGAAaaatcagtgataataaataaaGTGGTGTAATGCACATgaattatattttgtgtgtgtgtatctatcTATCCAATTTTTTTGGAACCCTCCAGTCTCTTACAGTATGTTACTGTTAACTGAAATTACGGTAAATTACGACCTGTTAAACAGTAAATGACTGCCTGTTGGGACACAGTATCCTCTAGCAGAGATGAATATTTTTGGTACTGATTATGCGTGATAACGGTAAGTTACTGGTTAATATATTGCAGTTTATTACCTTGCAGCGGGCTTACAGTGACATACCGTGAATAAACGGTAGTATACCAATTTTTTAATCACAGTATGATGTTGCTTTGTTGGCGTAATTTACGACATAACGACATAACGGTATCTCACTGGCGTCGCTGTCGCCAGTGAGATACTGTAAAAAAGGCTACGGTGCGTTACCATAATTTGTCCAAGAGTATTATACCACACCAGCAAAAAACGGTATCATCCTGCAGAACAGTAAGCTACCGTAACACGGCGTCACGGTACGACGCTGGCAACAGTGACGCCAGTATGTTACCGTAAAGTGGCGATGAAAAGTCTAACAGTGTGACTTGGTGAGTAAATGTTTACTCTTATTCAAACTGATTTTGTGGCTTCTCTTCGTTTAGCACCAGGTTTATAATCTTGCTAGCTAGTTAGTGTTAGCCTAGCGTTGCTGCTGCCGCTGGGCTCATGTTACTTAAAAATTAACACCACAGCCTTAAAAACCTTACATAAAACTATGTCTGTGAAATTTTCTGTtgattatttgaaaaaaaaaagtgagataaGAGCCCAGACAAAATTCTTCGGGAGGTGCAGCCGTTAGGGGTGGGGTGTGGTGTGGTGTGGGGGGTATTTTCAATCCATAGCcataactaactaactaactaactaactaattatatatatcatgtttaacctgagtagcaaaagaccacaggggggggtttgaaaacaatatgCCAGGAGTTAGCTGTGCTCACCGACTCTTATCAAGCCTTGACCTCCCGGTCAGCTATCACGCTGGTGGATAACGGAGCTCTCCGAAAACgtggaagcacttttgcaaataagtgatattttgataaattAAGTAGATATTTGAgcattacacagctacattctcggctgAAAATATCGTAAAAGGTTATTTTGTGACCAAGAAAGGGTAgtctggggaaaaggaggatcgCATTTGTCGGCCACGGTTGTTGGAGCCTGTGCCTACTTGTAAGCGCGGCAATGGCGGAGGAGCGCGGCTAAAAAACGTATTActttttctgggtcacaaaataaacttttaagatattttcaggcgagaatgcaGCTGTGTAAAGTTCAagtatctgctcgatttatcaagacatcacatatttgcaaaaatgcACCAAAGTTTTCAGAGacgtttatttttttcatgctttgtgGCAGCTTTTGAACATCTATTAATGTCAAATCTAGCCCTTATTTAACAACATAAGCAAACTCTATGCTACAATGATTGCACAGCCATTAAGGATCAAATCGGGTTCTGAAAAatgttctgctttttctccCTTTGCTTGCTTCTTACTGTCTTTGAGGCTCGGGACCAGCACTCCTGTTGTTGGACAGAAAGACATCAACTCAGTGGTAAGTATTTTGGTTTTCCAATATATTAGCAACTATCAGTGACATTTATATTAATCAGGCTGAACTTTAATCATACATTAGATCAGCCTGTTttacttattgttttatttgtgctttggtttggggaagttgtttctttactgatcttttcctgtcttctgttATTAGACTTGAGATATGACTGCACTATGCTGTTGCTGGTGACTCCAGTTAATTCTACAAGACATGCTgtgtaagtaaacaaacaacaacagttcGGTCTGCATTTCTTGAAAGATCACATCCCCCAAACTTAGTTTAGAGGGTCTACACTGTATATAGTGAAGTCTGCAAGTTTTCTAACAACAAAATTTGTTTTGTGCCCAAATCATTTTGCACATCATTAGAATGAAAGTTATTGGCCATGTTTGCATagccctttttaaaatgatgctttcATGACATTATTGTATGTTGGGTGGTGGTCACAGCTATCCAGACTGACAATTGGGACATTGAATGTCACCTCTCCGGTGGGGAGGGCGCCTGATATTGTGTAAATTGGAGTCTGTTTTAtaccaaatgcagaaaaaatgttttaagaaagcaattaagttcatgttccaaaaaatatgattgtttgCTTGCAGGACAACAGAAGAGATGAGTCCTCCGTCACAGATGGTGTGGTCAGTGATCGCCTGCAGGTTCAAGGTCATTGCATCTCCAACCCACATCCACTGCCACTGTACTGAAGGGAAGTTAAAGACTTTCTTCTGCACCTACATTTGGATCACCTCGATCCATGATAGTCATTCAGGCAGTAATGCCTGGACTGGAAACAAGCCATCCTTAAAATAATACAACATTCCAGCTCCTGTGTTGGAATGAAAAACGAATGTGTTGTTTAAATTAGAGACTGCAATTGTGACAgaacaacaaatattttattttgattatataAGTAATGTAAGTACAAAACAAAATTGTGGTAGGCCTAAACCTATTTTCAGAATAATTACATCTGAGactttgtttcattgtaagaTTATAACAGTGATGGCAATATAATTGTTTGTTGTTCAGCAGAACAgtgtccagtatgttggctgttatactttgttgtatttgaaaataaaagttgggctgattttaacatcattaaaaaaagtgttgttaattatttttaatcatattcaggttaccacaaattttttttatttagttgaacttgaaatgtttgtcTGTAAGTAAACAATTAGTATTGTACAGTCAGATATATCAAGTTATTCTTAATACTGCAGACTTGCACTGTATAGGTTGTCCTAACAGTCATCTTAAGTAAGCTTTACTTAGTTTTTTTGAGGCAATGAGTttccttaatttttttgagttctAGGAACTAATGAGCTTGTACAGTggtaggttttgtattgttgattgtcatttatgcttagaaatatccacttatatatgcttagagttttataattagttttagattggtagaggtttgatccttgatagtctgcaaactttgtgtgcattagagagcactctgggagcatgggagaggtcgtaccttgtcttattgttttatggtaggattaacgtagctatatCTGtcttagtctaagtgccttttggtttgatgaactgttggatttccagaccagcaggtttagggaagttatttatggggtcacactctgaccccacacacacacacacacacacaaaggcaaggtactctttgtgtgtatgtagacgtcatatgttaatgaacctatgcatattcatgtaacctcaataaaagagcagtgttacgggggagcagacgagagcaactggggtcaagcgaaggaacggcgtttgtctggttctctcccgtgcacgagaaacatgaagaactttgcctacttcgtgtcttgcttgctgtgtaattatattgtcttcaacgttccagcgaataggttcaagctacaaacctatcatacAGAGTACTCAAAATAAATAAGTTGTCctaatttagtcatttttagctaagctttactCAATTTTTTTGCGGCAATGagtttcctcaatttttttgagttctgggaactaattagattttacagtgtGAGGTCTCCAaagtgcttttgtttgtttaaaacaatGCAGTGTAAAAATGGAAAAGGTGTAAGTGAGGATGTCATTTACTCATGCTAAGGAATGTTTAGACAATCTTCAGAACCCGAGACATGGTTAACAAACTTGTAGTTACCAGTGTtcggcaagttactttgaaaaagtaattaattatagttactagttacttcttcaaaaaagtaactgagttagtaactgagttacaatattctaaaagtaattaattacttgaaaagtaactattgcgttactttaacAAAAACGTTTAACCGTCTGGGGTCCAGgttataattggccattttttgactacttttgattttacctctacATTCGACCTCTAAAAACTATGTAATTTGCCTTGTTTAGTATCATTCtattcagcacaacctcaaatgtctgaatttacagttatgttttcattttgacatactgtattaacacagttgatctaaaatcagacaaaaaacataaaatccaagtggaaaaagttatatttttaactgtaacaaccacaaacattttttaattgtctttctctctttctctctctctctctctctctctctctctctcgccatcactcctaaaacctcttcctaaacaaccaaatttcatgttgccatatcattttttgattggtc of the Maylandia zebra isolate NMK-2024a linkage group LG10, Mzebra_GT3a, whole genome shotgun sequence genome contains:
- the LOC112436158 gene encoding uncharacterized protein LOC112436158, which codes for MIRIVVEAMQVNCRNIKRASCEEVAKIIVDRYPQTFADFTEKGERLGCGHYSLLRSIKSRVEHVNRDNTTHRLRQTKRTRNEEDCSSNSNATSHKKVRCLVDSYGCINWQPVELPEGETPASLEEKKRILLTIFNSEGPGAVERPDVDDFMCLTYISQQQLINSCPSLSVAEIQEQWSFLFTRKGFSNHFYKLTGIDICERLGQALITKGRRIVNYFSTQKLKWNLGIRTLIQQIESEGVLANNKVGTAAILLMMKYYKEDEDSLFVLADETSTRMSLEAESNLPITPRLIMLGKKSFMK